In the genome of Triticum urartu cultivar G1812 chromosome 5, Tu2.1, whole genome shotgun sequence, one region contains:
- the LOC125507321 gene encoding uncharacterized protein LOC125507321, translated as VFQAQDEGQSRIPLRLLVAIRQRRVSLSHRSQSRLPLALLTGDAKTGSTPWEVSTVGNLRSLATSSLNSLKRSLDALHGHSARDLEASHFRISKRIKMQMQSSLELAEKEHRKMFEKITERAEEMKVNYKKLMTEVQLSSSRVCKVTLPEMAKSVARVIDGLRSRYNIPPTRV; from the exons GTATTCCAAGCCCAAGATGAAGGCCAGTCCCGAATCCCTCTTCGGCTCCTCGTCGCCATCCGGCAGCGAAGGGTCTCTCTCTCCCATCGCAGTCAGTCGCGGCTTCCTCTAGCCCTCCTCACTGGTGACGCCAAGACCGGATCCACGCCGTGGGAGGTGTCCACCGTCGGCAACCTGAGGAGCCTCGCCACCTCGAGCCTCAACTCGCTCAAGCGTAGCCTCGACGCGCTCCACGGCCACTCCGCCCGTGACCTCGAGGCCTCCCACTTCCGAATCTCCAAGCGCATCAAG ATGCAGATGCAGAGCTCCCTGGAGCTGGCGGAGAAGGAGCATAGGAAGATGTTCGAGAAGATCACCGAGCGTGCTGAGGAGATGAAAGT AAATTACAAGAAGTTGATGACAGAGGTGCAGTTGTCTTCATCTCGAG TTTGCAAGGTGACCTTACCTGAGATGGCAAAGTCCGTAGCCAGAGTTATTGATGGCTTGCGCAGTCGCTACAACATCCCACCTACGCGAGTTTAG